The stretch of DNA GCGCGAAGCGGGCGACATCCGTGGTGCAGAAAGCGTGTTTCTGCGGATGACGAACGACCAGCTTGCCAAGCAGTACTGGCCGGACGCAAAGTTGGAAATGGCCGCCTGTTTGGTACTGGAGGGAGAAATAGATGAGGCCATGCAGCGCTATGAGGCCCTCATCAAGGACCACCCTCGCACCGAAGCCTCAGCCCGCGCCCATTTTGCCTTGGGGCAGCTGTATGAAACGCGCTTCCAAGAGTACGTGAAAGCGCGCGAGCACTATGACCAGGTCAAAGCGGAGGCGCCGCGGTGCGAGTTGGTGCCAACCGCCGCGAGTCGCGTGGCCGACCTGGAGCGGCTTTTGCGCCTGCAGGCTACGATCGCCGAGCTGACCGGCAAGACCTTCGTCGCCGACTCCCTCCAACAGAGTTTGACCCCGGCGCGGGCCGACACAGTGCCTCCGGAGATGCGTGACCTCATGGCCCTCACCCCTGAGGCCGAGCCGGACACTGCTTTGGGCGTTTTCATCCGGGGGGCCACCCGACAGCCGAACCCGCAGCAGCCGACCAAGAAAGCCATCACGCCCTATCCGGACATGGATCTGGTGACGGCGCACCTGCAACTGGCGGAGTTGTTCTACTTCCAGCTCAGCAACATCGACTCGGCTTTAGCGCACTACTGGGCTGCCTACTACGCCAACCCGGACAGCAGCTCCGCCGCCCAGGCCCTCTACCCCGTGGCGTACATTGTGCGCGTGGCTCAGCGCGACACCGCCCGGTCCGACTCGCTCCTGCAGGAAATTGTGCGTCGCTTCCCAGAGCTTCCCCAAGCGGAGGGCGCGCGTCGTCTGCTGGGTCTGCCTCGGCCGCCTGACCAGGAAACCGTTGCCGCGGCGCTGTTCTGGCAAGCCGACAGCCTGCTGTGGGAAGCCGATGCGCCGGAGAGAGCGCTGGCCGCCTTTGCCTCCCTCAGCTCCCGGTATCCCGAAAGCGAGTACGCCCCGCGCGCCCTGTACGCAATCGCCTGGGTATTGGAGCAGCGGCTTCACGACAATGAGCGCGCGCTTGAGGCCTACAAGCGCGTGCAAGAGGCCTATCCGGACTCACCCCAAGGCAAGGCCGCCAAGCGCAAGATAGACGCACACACCCGCGAGGCGGAAAAGTTGCAACGCTTGGCCGAGGCTTCGGCCCGCCCTGATTCCTCGGGAACACAACCGCAGGCGCCACCACCCGATGAGCAGCAACAGGAAGAGAGGGAACCGAAGCCCGATGCCACTCTGCAGCAGGCGCCGCCCGATACTACTGTGGCCCCGCCTCCGGAAGTGCAACGCAAAGGACCGTGAGCAAGAGATGCCAGCACTGCACGCCTGTCTTGTCACATGCAATGAGCAAGTGAGCCAAACGGTCTTCCGGCTCACCCTCCACGCCCCTGACCTGGCCCTCGCTGCGGCGCCTGGGCAATTTGTGAACATCCGCATTCAGGAGGGGGCCGTTCCCCTGTGGCGGCGGCCGCTGAGTGTGTACTCTGCAAACCGCGACGCAGGTTCGTTACGACTCCTCTTCGAAGTGCGCGGTGTAGGCACACGCATCCTTGCCGCGAGCCGGCCCGGAACTACGCTTGACGTGCTTGGCCCGCTTGGAACGGCGTTCTTGGCTCCCCCGCGAGGAGCCCTGCCTGTGCTCGTGGCCGGCGGGTTAGGCATTGCACCCCTCCACTTTTGGGCGGAAGAACTAGCGCGTGCCGGGTGCCGGCCCCTGCTGCTCTTTGGTGCACGGACTGCTGAGGCGTTGTGTGCCCTCGATGATCTGCGCCGACTTGACTCTGACCTGCGTCTGGCCACCGAAGACGGCACAGAAGGCATGCAAGGCATGGTGACCGAACTGCTGGCTACGACCTTAGCCGAACAGCCTCCTCAACAGACCATGGTCTACGCTTGTGGCCCAGTGCCGATGCTCAGAGAGGTAGAGCGCATCTGCGCTGCGCGGGCCGTCGATGGTCAAATATGCCTGGAGACGCTCATGGCGTGTGGTTTTGGGGCATGCATGGGGTGTGCGGTCGCCGCGCGCAGCTCTTCACCTCAGCCAGGCTACAAGCTCGTGTGCAAAGACGGCCCCGTGTTCAACTTCGGGGAGGTCGACCTTGAGCGCTGACCTGCAGGTTGCCGTCGGTCCCTTGGCGCTGAAGAACCCGGTCCTTGTCGCTTCCGGGACGTTCGGCTACGGCGAGGAATTTGCCCCGTATTTCGACCTCAGCATCTTGGGAGGAGTGGTCACCAAGACCATCACCTTGGAGCCGCGTGCCGGCAATCCGCCGCCGCGCATCGCCGAGACGACCGCCGGCATGCTCAACTCCATTGGCCTTGC from Calditrichota bacterium encodes:
- a CDS encoding tetratricopeptide repeat protein, with product TQYGEAHHPKGSGRPRCRLSACLFAMLTLALVALSSCAYYNTFYNAEQAFKTAERERKNRKGDTPTSQETASYNKAIEKASKVLELYNTSKYVDDALLMLGKCFYYQGQYAKAERKFDELLALFPGGELADEALVWRARARIGQNQLEQAAADCRQVIATSKRALLRDEAQYLTAEIDFAREDYRSAVNRFSEAAKRISDREVRSTAYARLGECYLKLKEYLPAARAFQAAAKYSLIDTRRYQATLNMGRALREAGDIRGAESVFLRMTNDQLAKQYWPDAKLEMAACLVLEGEIDEAMQRYEALIKDHPRTEASARAHFALGQLYETRFQEYVKAREHYDQVKAEAPRCELVPTAASRVADLERLLRLQATIAELTGKTFVADSLQQSLTPARADTVPPEMRDLMALTPEAEPDTALGVFIRGATRQPNPQQPTKKAITPYPDMDLVTAHLQLAELFYFQLSNIDSALAHYWAAYYANPDSSSAAQALYPVAYIVRVAQRDTARSDSLLQEIVRRFPELPQAEGARRLLGLPRPPDQETVAAALFWQADSLLWEADAPERALAAFASLSSRYPESEYAPRALYAIAWVLEQRLHDNERALEAYKRVQEAYPDSPQGKAAKRKIDAHTREAEKLQRLAEASARPDSSGTQPQAPPPDEQQQEEREPKPDATLQQAPPDTTVAPPPEVQRKGP
- a CDS encoding dihydroorotate dehydrogenase electron transfer subunit, coding for MPALHACLVTCNEQVSQTVFRLTLHAPDLALAAAPGQFVNIRIQEGAVPLWRRPLSVYSANRDAGSLRLLFEVRGVGTRILAASRPGTTLDVLGPLGTAFLAPPRGALPVLVAGGLGIAPLHFWAEELARAGCRPLLLFGARTAEALCALDDLRRLDSDLRLATEDGTEGMQGMVTELLATTLAEQPPQQTMVYACGPVPMLREVERICAARAVDGQICLETLMACGFGACMGCAVAARSSSPQPGYKLVCKDGPVFNFGEVDLER